From Carya illinoinensis cultivar Pawnee chromosome 5, C.illinoinensisPawnee_v1, whole genome shotgun sequence, one genomic window encodes:
- the LOC122308925 gene encoding protein C2-DOMAIN ABA-RELATED 7-like, with translation MENLKGLLRIRLRKGTNLAVRDSRSSDPYVTVTMGEQKLKSSGAKTDCNPEWNDELTLSIKDLNVPITLTVYDKDTLTVDDKMGDAEIDLKPYIECLKMGLENLPNGSVVKKVQPSSTNCLAKESTCVWNNGKIVQDMSLRLRNVESGEVSIQLEWIDISGCEGL, from the exons ATGGAAAATCTGAAGGGCCTTCTTCGCATTCGGCTTCGGAAAGGCACTAATCTCGCTGTGCGTGATAGCCGTAGCAGCGACCCTTATGTCACTGTAACCATGGGTGAACAG AAATTGAAGTCTAGTGGGGCAAAAACTGACTGCAATCCTGAGTGGAATGATGAATTGACTCTTTCTATTAAGGATCTTAATGTTCCCATCACTCTG acaGTGTATGACAAAGACACGCTTACTGTGGATGACAAAATGGGTGATGCTGAAATAGACCTAAAACCATATATTGAGTGTTTGAAGATGGGATTGGAGAATCTCCCAAATGGCAGTGTAGTTAAGAAAGTTCAGCCGAGCTCGACAAATTGCCTTGCCAAGGAGAGCACTTGTGTTTGGAACAATGGGAAAATTGTCCAGGATATGAGTCTCAGGCTGAGAAATGTGGAGTCGGGGGAGGTGTCGATCCAACTTGAGTGGATTGATATTAGTGGTTGTGAAGGCCTGTAA